One region of Pyramidobacter sp. YE332 genomic DNA includes:
- a CDS encoding TRAP transporter small permease, translated as MMHNVSNALNYLVEKIICVLLAAMTVVTFAQVVFRIMHGSLPWSEELSRYMMVYLTFLGLSVGVKRGALIEIEAFMSFFPKSIQRWTAVFVTMLNMAFFYILIRYGIKITMITLRQTSPAMGVKMGYIYASIAIGAALMMLHSLDSLIQSFKRAVDGHE; from the coding sequence ATGATGCATAATGTCAGCAACGCTCTGAATTACCTTGTGGAGAAAATTATCTGCGTGTTATTGGCAGCTATGACGGTGGTGACCTTTGCACAGGTCGTTTTCAGAATAATGCATGGCTCTCTGCCATGGTCCGAGGAACTGTCGCGTTACATGATGGTCTATCTGACGTTTCTTGGTTTGAGTGTCGGTGTCAAACGCGGTGCCTTAATAGAGATCGAAGCTTTTATGAGTTTTTTCCCCAAGTCAATACAGCGCTGGACTGCCGTATTCGTAACGATGCTGAATATGGCATTCTTCTACATCTTGATTCGATATGGCATCAAGATAACGATGATCACACTTCGCCAGACATCCCCCGCTATGGGCGTGAAAATGGGCTATATTTACGCTTCAATTGCCATTGGTGCGGCGTTGATGATGCTTCACTCTCTTGATAGTCTCATTCAGAGCTTTAAAAGGGCGGTAGATGGACATGAGTAA
- the sufU gene encoding Fe-S cluster assembly sulfur transfer protein SufU → MENRTFYNEILTEHNVRPAHKHALENAGFSLEGVNPSCGDDITLSLKIENGVIVDGAFAGDGCAISQASADIMLDLVIGRTKEEALRLSDIFRRMIQGAASEEEIEELEEAGALRDVSHMPARVKCAVLGWHTMDEILRNLDNAAKKR, encoded by the coding sequence ATGGAGAATAGGACGTTTTACAACGAAATCCTCACCGAACACAACGTTCGTCCGGCGCACAAACACGCGCTCGAAAACGCCGGCTTCTCGCTGGAAGGCGTCAACCCGTCCTGCGGCGACGACATCACGCTCAGCCTCAAAATCGAAAACGGCGTCATCGTCGACGGCGCGTTCGCGGGCGACGGCTGCGCGATCTCGCAGGCTTCGGCGGACATCATGCTCGACCTCGTCATCGGCCGCACGAAAGAGGAGGCCCTGCGTCTGTCGGATATCTTCCGGCGCATGATCCAGGGCGCGGCCTCCGAGGAAGAGATCGAAGAGCTCGAAGAGGCCGGCGCGCTGCGCGACGTTTCCCACATGCCGGCGCGCGTCAAGTGCGCCGTGCTGGGCTGGCATACCATGGACGAGATCCTGCGGAACCTCGACAACGCCGCGAAGAAACGCTGA
- a CDS encoding sodium:glutamate symporter, translated as MTALAWIGVMFILAVLLRAKIFFLGKSLVPACVIAGVVGFAFMNTTGLGGSSSADYSYISGQLYTFLFINMGITLAAKKDQAAHKTMPHRLSGFREKIAGSMFSGILGMGSFWALAYSFQALIGFGLLCLIGQYWGMDPTYGLLISFGFAQGPGQAVTYGIQMEAAGWSHAVQVGITFASMGFLVAFIFGVPYAKRGIKMGIASSSVRLGDDVALGFYEPEKQENYGKLTTFGGNLDVLTFHVALVGVAWIMGIYVGKLWGFFPGYFGRLFSQLLFFNGMLCAYALRWFVGRFGLLKYLDRGTQIRIGALCTDLMVASAFMAIDMQIVGKWMVPILIICVVASLVTWYAILYFGARFGGSNDFERILGEWGTATGTNATGLSLVRIVDPEAETTTAAELGPANIVNVPASYFVMPAILAYSARSMSRSSMIFCLVAVLVSYLVFMRVVGVWGKKTFDMAKGEKYQDGKLIMKDGKTVA; from the coding sequence ATGACAGCTTTAGCGTGGATAGGGGTAATGTTTATTCTCGCAGTGCTATTGCGGGCAAAGATCTTCTTTTTAGGGAAATCTCTGGTACCTGCATGTGTCATTGCAGGTGTTGTCGGGTTCGCATTTATGAATACGACTGGACTTGGCGGTTCCTCATCGGCTGATTACAGCTACATTTCAGGGCAACTCTATACGTTCCTTTTTATTAACATGGGTATTACTCTCGCGGCGAAAAAAGATCAGGCGGCACATAAAACAATGCCACACCGTCTTTCGGGGTTCCGTGAAAAAATTGCTGGCAGCATGTTTTCAGGTATCCTTGGAATGGGCTCGTTCTGGGCTCTAGCCTATTCGTTCCAGGCTCTGATCGGTTTCGGCCTTCTGTGCCTGATTGGACAATACTGGGGGATGGATCCTACATATGGGCTCCTCATCTCTTTCGGTTTCGCTCAGGGGCCTGGACAGGCAGTCACATACGGAATTCAGATGGAGGCTGCGGGGTGGAGCCACGCTGTTCAGGTGGGCATTACCTTTGCGTCTATGGGCTTTCTGGTCGCGTTTATCTTCGGCGTACCCTACGCAAAGAGGGGCATCAAAATGGGAATCGCAAGTTCAAGCGTCCGCCTTGGCGACGACGTAGCCCTGGGATTTTATGAGCCTGAAAAACAAGAAAATTACGGCAAGCTCACAACTTTTGGCGGCAACCTTGATGTCCTGACATTCCACGTCGCTCTTGTTGGCGTGGCTTGGATTATGGGTATCTATGTCGGCAAGCTGTGGGGGTTCTTCCCCGGCTATTTTGGAAGACTCTTCTCTCAGTTGCTGTTCTTTAACGGCATGCTCTGCGCCTATGCCCTCCGCTGGTTCGTCGGCAGGTTCGGGCTGTTAAAGTATCTCGACAGAGGTACTCAGATCCGCATTGGCGCTCTCTGCACAGACCTGATGGTGGCTTCAGCTTTCATGGCCATTGACATGCAGATCGTGGGCAAGTGGATGGTGCCTATTCTGATCATCTGCGTAGTCGCCTCTCTTGTCACGTGGTACGCCATTCTTTACTTCGGCGCGCGCTTTGGCGGAAGTAACGACTTTGAGCGCATTCTCGGTGAGTGGGGAACCGCGACGGGCACGAACGCTACGGGACTCTCTCTTGTCCGTATCGTCGACCCCGAAGCGGAGACAACAACCGCGGCGGAACTGGGGCCAGCAAACATCGTGAACGTTCCCGCGTCATACTTTGTCATGCCTGCTATTCTGGCCTACTCAGCCCGTTCCATGAGCAGGAGCTCTATGATCTTCTGCCTTGTGGCTGTTCTCGTCAGCTATCTTGTCTTTATGCGCGTCGTCGGCGTTTGGGGCAAGAAGACCTTTGACATGGCAAAAGGCGAGAAGTACCAGGATGGCAAACTCATCATGAAAGACGGCAAAACGGTGGCATGA
- a CDS encoding SufS family cysteine desulfurase produces MNETELKREDERLRGDFPIFADKDLVYLDSSATTQKPKRVLDAVRDYYEKNNANPLRGLYRLSVAATEAYENARAAVQKFVNAAAPEEIVFTRNATESLNLVAYSWGMNFLRPGDEILVSVMEHHSNLLPWQNAARAAGAALKFVDCAPDGSLTAETFAVALTPRTRLAAVTHVSNVLGVENDLKTFAELCRRNGTILVADGAQSVPHLPVDVRELGVDFLAFSGHKMLAPMGVGVLYGRRKLLDKMPPFLYGGEMIESVRRDGATYAPVPHKFEAGTVNAGGAAGLAAAIEYIQSVGFETIQRRENALCALALAEMKKIPHVHVLGSGDPLDHHGILSFTVDGVHPHDIAAICDEAGICVRAGHHCAQPLLEHLGCRSTARASIAFYNTEEDIRRFIACLAGIRKKMGRDGE; encoded by the coding sequence ATGAATGAAACGGAACTGAAACGGGAAGACGAGCGCCTGCGCGGCGACTTTCCGATTTTCGCCGATAAAGATCTGGTCTATCTCGACAGCTCGGCGACGACGCAGAAGCCAAAGCGCGTGCTGGACGCGGTGCGGGATTATTACGAGAAAAACAACGCCAACCCGCTGCGCGGCCTGTACCGGCTGAGCGTGGCGGCGACGGAGGCCTACGAAAACGCGCGCGCGGCCGTTCAGAAGTTCGTCAACGCCGCCGCGCCCGAGGAGATCGTTTTCACTCGCAACGCCACGGAGAGCTTGAACCTCGTCGCCTACAGCTGGGGCATGAACTTTTTGCGCCCCGGCGACGAGATCCTCGTCAGCGTCATGGAGCACCACAGCAATCTGCTGCCCTGGCAGAACGCCGCCCGCGCGGCCGGCGCGGCGTTGAAGTTTGTCGACTGCGCGCCGGACGGCTCCCTGACGGCGGAAACGTTCGCCGTGGCGCTGACGCCGCGCACGCGGCTGGCGGCGGTGACGCACGTTTCCAACGTGCTGGGCGTGGAAAACGATCTCAAAACTTTTGCCGAATTGTGCCGCCGCAACGGCACGATCCTCGTCGCCGACGGCGCGCAGAGCGTGCCGCACCTGCCCGTGGACGTGCGGGAGCTCGGCGTCGATTTTCTCGCCTTTTCCGGGCACAAGATGCTGGCGCCGATGGGCGTCGGCGTGCTGTACGGACGGCGCAAGCTGCTCGACAAAATGCCGCCCTTCCTCTACGGCGGCGAGATGATCGAGTCCGTCCGGCGCGACGGCGCCACCTACGCGCCCGTGCCGCACAAGTTCGAGGCCGGCACCGTCAACGCCGGCGGCGCCGCGGGATTGGCGGCGGCGATCGAATACATCCAGTCCGTCGGCTTCGAAACGATCCAGCGCCGCGAAAACGCCCTCTGCGCGCTGGCGCTGGCGGAAATGAAAAAGATCCCGCACGTGCATGTGCTCGGCAGCGGCGATCCACTCGACCACCACGGCATCCTTTCCTTCACGGTCGACGGGGTGCATCCGCACGACATCGCGGCGATCTGCGACGAAGCCGGCATCTGCGTGCGGGCCGGCCATCACTGCGCCCAGCCGCTGCTCGAACATCTCGGCTGCCGCTCGACGGCGCGCGCCAGCATCGCCTTTTACAACACGGAGGAAGACATCCGCCGTTTTATCGCCTGCCTGGCGGGCATCCGAAAGAAGATGGGCCGCGATGGAGAATAG
- a CDS encoding amidohydrolase, with the protein MKTRDHKGRISESMIGGYSYLDTAFINGKVITVNEADEIVEAVGVKGNKIAFIGSDSEIDGLIAPETRVIDLKGRTLMPGINDTHFHPILNGMLGCDPNSAIIDTTLKRCGSIVELLDLLRCAVQHKKPGEWISMMGYEPLLLCEKRHPTLEELDEVAPLNPVQCMHGGGHICMYNTLALACLGVTSPKDAAKFPPDEVEVVNGALTGMVRGHTHFLLWSHVGYTEDQQKEAALVSQRQLLEAGVTSVGDMGECGRTSYHVMQKLCREGAFKVRVNMALHSIFGKPFSLAENQSWLDLGFLTGLGDEHFRVGPCKFMIDGGSGGPSCATREPYSHAPSMVRERGWERQEVSDYIKKINDAECQATAHAIGDLAIEFMIEGFERVFAEDPDRVRRLRHRIEHCTIVDQDLIDRMAVMNICPSVNAGLVAMLGANFTRFYGERNRYLGALRSMIDKGVKCSLHSDAPSGPVGLKCIDGCVNRYDRVKGVQCDRTQAITPLEAIRVATLNGAYSTFEENIKGSVEVGKLADLIVLSDDILSIAPMDIDKLKVDITMIDGDILFSR; encoded by the coding sequence ATGAAGACGCGCGACCACAAAGGAAGAATATCGGAAAGCATGATTGGAGGCTATTCATATCTGGATACAGCTTTTATAAATGGCAAAGTGATCACTGTGAACGAAGCCGACGAGATTGTTGAGGCCGTCGGCGTCAAGGGAAACAAAATCGCCTTTATCGGAAGCGACAGTGAGATAGACGGCCTCATCGCCCCTGAAACGCGGGTCATTGACCTCAAGGGACGAACGCTGATGCCTGGCATCAACGATACTCATTTTCACCCGATACTGAACGGAATGCTCGGCTGCGATCCCAACTCGGCTATTATTGACACAACGCTCAAGCGTTGCGGTTCCATTGTCGAACTTCTGGATTTGCTTCGCTGTGCAGTCCAGCATAAGAAGCCAGGCGAGTGGATATCCATGATGGGTTATGAACCACTGCTTCTGTGCGAGAAGCGGCATCCGACTTTAGAAGAGCTTGACGAGGTTGCTCCTTTAAATCCAGTCCAATGCATGCACGGAGGCGGGCACATTTGCATGTATAACACCCTGGCGCTGGCGTGCCTTGGCGTGACATCGCCAAAGGACGCCGCGAAATTTCCCCCCGATGAGGTAGAAGTGGTAAATGGAGCCCTCACTGGCATGGTGAGAGGTCACACTCACTTTTTACTCTGGTCTCACGTCGGTTACACGGAAGACCAGCAGAAAGAAGCGGCGCTGGTGTCGCAACGGCAATTGCTTGAGGCTGGAGTCACTTCGGTTGGAGATATGGGAGAATGCGGGCGCACATCTTATCACGTTATGCAGAAACTCTGCCGTGAAGGTGCGTTCAAAGTGCGTGTCAACATGGCGCTTCACAGCATCTTTGGCAAACCATTCTCTCTTGCTGAGAATCAGAGCTGGCTTGACCTAGGATTCCTCACGGGCCTTGGCGATGAACATTTCAGAGTAGGACCGTGCAAATTCATGATCGATGGCGGTTCAGGTGGTCCATCCTGCGCGACTCGTGAGCCCTATTCACATGCCCCCTCAATGGTTCGCGAAAGAGGCTGGGAGCGCCAGGAAGTTTCAGACTACATTAAGAAGATAAATGACGCCGAATGCCAGGCTACAGCGCACGCCATTGGTGACCTTGCTATTGAATTCATGATAGAGGGCTTTGAAAGGGTCTTTGCTGAAGATCCTGACAGAGTGCGGCGTTTGCGCCATCGGATTGAGCACTGCACGATAGTCGATCAGGATCTGATTGACAGAATGGCGGTCATGAACATCTGCCCGTCTGTCAATGCCGGTCTCGTCGCCATGCTCGGAGCCAATTTCACGCGCTTTTACGGTGAACGAAACAGATATCTTGGGGCACTGAGAAGCATGATTGACAAAGGAGTAAAATGCTCGCTTCACAGTGACGCGCCCTCCGGACCAGTGGGACTTAAGTGCATTGACGGTTGTGTCAACAGGTATGACAGAGTAAAGGGCGTTCAGTGCGATCGTACTCAGGCTATAACCCCTCTTGAGGCGATTCGAGTCGCAACGCTTAACGGCGCATATTCTACTTTTGAGGAAAACATCAAGGGCAGCGTAGAGGTTGGCAAGCTGGCTGACTTGATAGTGCTTTCTGATGACATATTGAGCATTGCTCCTATGGACATTGACAAACTGAAAGTTGATATAACAATGATTGATGGTGATATCCTCTTCTCAAGATAA
- a CDS encoding TRAP transporter large permease translates to MSNDIALILFGSLLVLFFLKVPIGFSIGIASVLTLMLCTRVPLQVVPQRLFTATDSFPFMAVPFFILSGSLMEQGGISQRLISLASAFLGACHGGLGMVSIVACMFFAAISGSSAATTAAIGGIMIPAMVKHSYDVGFASAVNASAGTIGIIIPPSIPFVTYAVLTGASVGAMFLGGMIPGLLMGLSLIVIVYVISRKRGYKDEYTASWHDCWVAFKDAILAIFMPIIVIGGIYSGMFTPTEAAVVAVVYAFVIGTFVYRQLKFKVIVDVLIESAVSTAGILFLIAAASLFGWILTNNRIPDVIAKWMLSVSSNPVIILLLINVLLLVVGTFLDTVAALIILVPILFPISVQLGIDPIHFGLIICVNLAIGQVTPPFGICLFVACGVSGIKLEKIAKSVLPFILALVVDVLLVTYLPWLSTWLPRALM, encoded by the coding sequence ATGAGTAACGATATCGCATTGATACTTTTTGGATCGTTGCTGGTTCTGTTTTTCCTGAAGGTTCCTATCGGTTTTTCCATCGGAATAGCTTCGGTGCTCACTTTGATGCTATGCACTCGCGTTCCCCTACAAGTGGTACCTCAGAGGCTTTTTACCGCGACGGACTCATTTCCATTCATGGCTGTACCATTCTTTATCCTGTCTGGTAGCTTGATGGAACAGGGGGGAATATCTCAAAGACTGATCTCCCTCGCAAGTGCCTTTCTTGGAGCTTGTCACGGAGGGTTGGGTATGGTATCCATCGTAGCCTGCATGTTTTTTGCGGCGATTTCCGGTTCCTCCGCCGCAACCACAGCCGCTATTGGAGGCATCATGATTCCCGCCATGGTCAAGCACAGCTACGACGTAGGTTTTGCTTCCGCGGTCAACGCCTCAGCGGGGACCATCGGAATCATCATTCCCCCCAGCATTCCCTTTGTTACTTACGCTGTGCTTACAGGCGCGTCAGTGGGAGCCATGTTTCTCGGCGGAATGATTCCCGGTCTGCTGATGGGGCTGTCTCTGATTGTCATAGTCTATGTGATTTCGCGTAAGCGTGGGTATAAAGATGAATATACGGCCAGCTGGCATGATTGCTGGGTTGCTTTTAAAGACGCGATTCTCGCGATCTTCATGCCTATCATCGTCATAGGCGGCATTTACAGCGGCATGTTCACGCCGACAGAGGCGGCTGTCGTGGCTGTCGTTTATGCCTTTGTCATTGGAACTTTTGTCTATCGTCAGCTTAAATTCAAGGTTATTGTAGATGTGCTGATCGAATCCGCGGTCAGCACGGCGGGTATCCTGTTTTTGATCGCTGCTGCATCGCTGTTCGGCTGGATTTTGACGAACAACAGAATCCCCGACGTGATCGCCAAATGGATGCTTTCCGTATCCTCAAATCCGGTGATAATCCTGTTGCTGATCAACGTGCTTCTGCTTGTTGTCGGCACGTTCCTTGACACCGTGGCGGCGTTAATCATCCTGGTTCCCATACTTTTCCCGATTTCTGTCCAGCTTGGCATTGATCCTATTCACTTTGGTCTGATAATTTGTGTCAACCTGGCTATTGGACAGGTTACTCCGCCTTTTGGAATCTGCCTTTTTGTGGCTTGTGGTGTCTCTGGCATTAAACTTGAGAAAATCGCAAAGAGCGTTTTGCCTTTCATTCTGGCGCTCGTGGTGGATGTGCTTCTCGTCACTTATCTGCCCTGGCTCAGCACATGGTTGCCCCGAGCCCTGATGTGA
- a CDS encoding IS110 family transposase, giving the protein MYYLGIDIGKNNHEAGLIREDGSHVGKSLRFANAQEGFQQLLLFLEQSLPEREAFCIGMEATGHYWLALYSFLREQGFALHVINPIQSDSLRNFHIRKQKTDAVDCFLVAEVIRFGSFSATHLADEDIMALRNLARFRESLKDSCADYKRQVVTVLDQVFPEYAALFSNVFGESSKAFLKTYGTPEQVVDVNTKSLAALLRKTSRGRHGTDKARELKSLAARSVGLTLCSDAFAFQIRILIEQIEFTEKQIDEIDKKIARQLRKFSSVILTVPGVGPATGAVILGEIGDISRFSNPKKLVAFAGIDPTSFQSGNYVGQHNRLSKKGSPYLRRAVWMSALIAVRCDPVFKAFYEKKRGEGKAHGTALGAVSRKLLYTIYAVLKANKPYEVRRQGIE; this is encoded by the coding sequence ATGTACTATCTTGGTATTGACATCGGGAAGAACAATCACGAAGCAGGGCTTATCAGGGAGGACGGCAGCCACGTCGGCAAGTCGCTGCGTTTCGCCAATGCGCAGGAGGGCTTTCAGCAGCTTCTGCTCTTTCTCGAACAGAGTCTTCCCGAGCGGGAGGCCTTCTGTATCGGCATGGAGGCGACCGGTCATTACTGGCTCGCGCTCTACTCCTTTCTGCGGGAGCAGGGTTTTGCTCTGCATGTGATCAACCCGATCCAATCCGACAGTCTGAGGAACTTCCACATCCGGAAGCAGAAAACGGATGCGGTCGACTGCTTTCTGGTGGCTGAGGTGATCCGTTTCGGCTCGTTCAGCGCAACTCATCTGGCTGATGAAGATATCATGGCGCTGCGCAATCTGGCCCGTTTCAGAGAGTCGCTCAAGGACTCCTGCGCCGACTACAAGCGACAGGTCGTCACCGTTCTGGATCAGGTGTTTCCGGAGTATGCCGCCTTGTTCTCCAACGTCTTTGGCGAGAGTTCAAAGGCATTTCTCAAGACGTACGGCACTCCGGAACAGGTGGTCGACGTGAACACGAAATCGCTGGCCGCTTTGCTCAGAAAAACCAGCCGGGGCCGGCACGGTACTGACAAAGCCCGTGAGCTCAAGTCTCTGGCGGCGCGTTCGGTCGGCCTGACTCTGTGTTCGGATGCCTTTGCCTTTCAAATCAGGATTCTCATCGAACAGATCGAATTCACGGAGAAGCAGATCGATGAGATCGACAAGAAGATCGCCCGGCAGCTGAGGAAGTTTAGCTCTGTCATCCTCACTGTCCCCGGCGTGGGGCCGGCGACGGGCGCCGTGATCCTCGGTGAGATCGGCGATATCAGTCGTTTCTCCAATCCCAAGAAACTCGTCGCCTTTGCCGGGATCGATCCGACTTCGTTTCAATCGGGGAACTATGTCGGCCAGCACAACCGCTTGTCCAAGAAAGGATCCCCCTACCTGAGACGAGCTGTCTGGATGTCGGCGCTGATAGCAGTCAGATGCGATCCTGTCTTCAAAGCGTTCTACGAAAAGAAGCGCGGCGAGGGGAAAGCGCATGGGACTGCATTGGGGGCTGTGTCGAGAAAACTGCTTTATACGATTTACGCTGTTCTGAAAGCCAACAAACCTTACGAGGTACGCCGCCAGGGCATAGAATGA
- a CDS encoding 2-dehydropantoate 2-reductase codes for MKIAIIGAGAMGSLFGGYLSQKNDVYLVDIWEAHVNAVNEQGLKIEEKNGALRVFHPKATTDASTVGAIDLAIVFVKSIQTAEAMEKNHSLIGPDTIVLSLQNGYGNDADICRFVDKKNVILGTTAHGCTMKGPGHVYHAGVGLNHIGPIIGECAAAANVADVLTACDLKTDVSSDVMRLVWSKLFVNVGINAITALLKMPNICIAENHYANALSKELVYEAVKTANAGGANFDPSQVFANVVDIARATGANQSSMLQDVLKNRKTEIGKINGAVIKEAETQHVDVPVNSTIVKLIQALELQ; via the coding sequence ATGAAGATTGCCATTATCGGCGCAGGGGCGATGGGGAGCCTTTTTGGTGGTTATCTGTCGCAGAAGAACGACGTTTATCTTGTGGATATTTGGGAAGCTCATGTAAACGCAGTGAACGAGCAGGGGCTCAAAATTGAGGAGAAAAACGGAGCACTTCGCGTCTTTCACCCGAAGGCGACAACAGACGCAAGCACTGTAGGCGCAATTGATCTCGCGATCGTGTTCGTAAAATCCATCCAGACCGCCGAGGCAATGGAAAAGAACCATTCATTAATTGGTCCTGATACGATAGTGCTCTCTCTTCAGAATGGTTACGGCAATGACGCAGATATTTGTCGCTTTGTCGATAAAAAGAACGTTATCCTCGGCACCACGGCACATGGTTGCACAATGAAGGGGCCTGGACACGTATACCACGCTGGGGTTGGCTTAAACCATATCGGGCCAATTATCGGAGAGTGCGCAGCGGCTGCAAATGTGGCGGACGTGTTGACTGCCTGCGATTTGAAAACTGATGTTTCCAGCGATGTCATGAGACTTGTATGGAGCAAGCTGTTTGTCAATGTGGGGATCAACGCGATAACCGCTTTGCTGAAGATGCCTAATATCTGTATTGCTGAAAATCATTACGCCAACGCGCTGTCGAAGGAATTGGTATACGAGGCTGTAAAAACGGCAAACGCCGGTGGGGCCAATTTTGATCCATCTCAGGTGTTTGCGAACGTGGTAGACATTGCGCGCGCGACGGGAGCGAACCAGTCGTCCATGTTGCAGGATGTGTTGAAGAATCGGAAAACCGAGATCGGTAAAATCAACGGCGCCGTTATAAAAGAAGCTGAAACACAGCATGTGGACGTGCCCGTGAACAGTACGATCGTGAAATTGATTCAAGCTTTGGAATTGCAATAG
- a CDS encoding TRAP transporter substrate-binding protein, translating into MKKLLALATVLCTMLSTSAFAAEVLKASHSVAPSHPYHLGLVKYAELVKERTNGEVSIDIFHSAQLGNERDNIEGLQMGTLDLCVSSTGPMGGFEPKFLMFDLPFLFRDREHVYKVLDGAIGEELLKKLADVGIVGAAYWENGFRQVTNSKRPINSVADIKGLKLRTMENQVHMDAFRALGVDPTPMAWSEVFTALQQGVIDGQENPVPIIYVQKLVEANQKYLAVTNHVYSPSLLLISAITLERFDENTRRILVDTAKEVAPYQRGLIKQMDDEQIGLLQEAGMTVTYPNQDEFKAACVPVYEKYEKKFTKELIDSIINTK; encoded by the coding sequence ATGAAAAAATTGCTTGCACTCGCGACAGTCCTTTGCACTATGTTAAGCACAAGCGCGTTTGCCGCAGAAGTCCTTAAAGCCTCACATTCTGTGGCACCTTCTCACCCTTACCATCTTGGACTTGTAAAATATGCTGAACTGGTCAAAGAGCGCACAAATGGCGAAGTGTCCATTGATATTTTCCACTCTGCGCAGCTCGGAAATGAACGCGATAACATCGAAGGGCTTCAAATGGGGACGCTGGATCTGTGCGTTTCCTCTACAGGCCCCATGGGTGGCTTTGAACCTAAATTCCTGATGTTTGATCTTCCTTTCCTATTCCGCGACCGAGAACACGTTTATAAGGTGCTCGATGGAGCAATCGGCGAGGAGCTTTTAAAGAAACTAGCCGACGTTGGCATCGTGGGAGCTGCCTACTGGGAAAACGGTTTCCGACAGGTTACGAACTCCAAGCGCCCGATTAACTCGGTAGCCGACATCAAAGGTTTAAAGCTTCGTACCATGGAGAACCAGGTCCATATGGATGCTTTCCGCGCCCTTGGCGTTGACCCGACTCCTATGGCCTGGAGTGAGGTCTTCACAGCTCTTCAGCAGGGAGTTATTGACGGACAGGAAAACCCTGTGCCCATAATTTACGTACAGAAGCTTGTAGAAGCCAATCAGAAATATCTTGCCGTGACGAACCATGTTTATTCGCCATCACTCCTTCTGATCAGCGCAATCACACTCGAACGCTTTGACGAGAATACCCGCAGAATTCTCGTTGACACAGCCAAAGAGGTGGCACCCTATCAGCGCGGTTTGATCAAACAGATGGATGACGAACAGATTGGCTTGCTCCAGGAAGCAGGCATGACAGTGACCTATCCCAATCAGGATGAATTTAAGGCAGCATGCGTACCTGTCTACGAGAAATATGAAAAGAAATTTACAAAAGAACTCATTGACAGCATTATAAATACGAAGTAA
- the panB gene encoding 3-methyl-2-oxobutanoate hydroxymethyltransferase, whose translation MTKKKMTIMDFQKYKDEGRKFSYVTAYDYTTASIVNDSEVEVILVGDSLGMIMLGYSGTTAVTMDDMIHHIRPVVKGAPNTFIVGDMPFGSYNVSCEQAIMNATRLIKETGCDCIKLEGGVEMADKVAAIVKAGIPVMGHIGMTPQTATSFGGFKVQGGTPESARKIIEDAKILEKNGAFSIVLECVPNCVARAMSKEVKIPILGIGAGPDVDCQVLVTQDLLGMYGEFKPKFVKQFAQIRQAMVEGLNEFHKETLDGTFPSHEFCFNKQVDIPPASE comes from the coding sequence ATGACGAAAAAGAAAATGACTATTATGGATTTTCAGAAGTACAAAGACGAGGGCAGGAAATTTTCCTACGTAACGGCTTATGATTATACTACGGCTTCAATCGTAAACGATAGTGAGGTAGAAGTGATTCTCGTCGGAGATTCTCTCGGCATGATTATGCTTGGCTATAGCGGTACCACCGCTGTGACCATGGATGATATGATTCATCATATCCGCCCCGTCGTCAAGGGAGCTCCGAATACCTTTATCGTGGGGGACATGCCCTTTGGTTCCTATAACGTGAGCTGCGAGCAGGCTATCATGAATGCGACACGCCTGATCAAGGAGACGGGATGCGATTGCATTAAGCTTGAAGGCGGCGTCGAGATGGCTGATAAAGTCGCCGCAATCGTCAAGGCCGGCATCCCCGTAATGGGCCATATTGGCATGACCCCTCAGACCGCTACTTCCTTTGGCGGATTTAAGGTGCAGGGTGGTACGCCTGAGAGCGCCCGCAAGATTATTGAAGACGCCAAAATTCTTGAAAAAAACGGGGCGTTCTCCATCGTTCTTGAGTGTGTCCCCAACTGTGTTGCCAGGGCTATGTCCAAAGAAGTGAAAATACCCATCCTCGGAATAGGCGCTGGCCCCGACGTAGACTGCCAGGTTCTGGTTACACAGGACCTTCTCGGCATGTACGGCGAGTTTAAGCCCAAATTCGTCAAACAGTTTGCCCAGATTCGCCAGGCTATGGTTGAAGGCCTTAACGAATTTCATAAAGAGACCCTCGATGGCACGTTCCCTTCGCATGAATTCTGCTTCAACAAGCAGGTTGATATTCCTCCAGCATCGGAATAA